In Epinephelus lanceolatus isolate andai-2023 chromosome 16, ASM4190304v1, whole genome shotgun sequence, one DNA window encodes the following:
- the sesn2 gene encoding sestrin-2 isoform X1 encodes MASNGESTPGPGSGSGHSRRHQSESESDADPIAKSLAGLCSRDEEERAAALEELSLGVQVCLELTRPGSARLGKQTLLQLLRLSRSCPLQEVQNRASELLRTAQEQGVEVPRALASGPSAFIPAKVMLKDPGPDQDILIESFLSLGRVDHITMVMALHPAYLSCFLRTQHALLEMDGPLPRHWRHYIAIMAAARHHCLYLVQQHSAGFLEAGGDESWLSGLEHAPPKLRSLQTLNKLLAHRPWLITQQHIQELVCPGAEARWSLAELINVVVLMAHAHSLSSFVWGCGLNPEPDHIGGYTYQLPSPSHLPRSPHSPHSPHSPAHEDGRQELVEGAMEVEVLMQRMVELQQQEEECTQEEMVTRFERERSESITTAVVRGAPPDLVLRLVEDPEFRYEDFAPRGEQAPPTMRAQDYSWEDHGFSLVNRLLPDMGQLLDEKFQVVSNLTYHRMAMHEGVDTHTLRKALWNYIHCLYGIRYDDYDYGSVNVLLERSLKLFVKTMACHPEQTTARIYHAFWRHFRHSEKVHANLIVMEARLQAALLYTLRAITHYMR; translated from the exons ATGGCAAGCAACGGGGAAAGCACACCGGGACCAGGGTCCGGTTCTGGACACTCACGTCGCCACCAGTCCGAGTCAGAGTCCGACGCCGACCCGATTGCTAAAAGCCTAGCAGGGCTGTGCAGCAGGGACGAAGAGGAGCGAGCGGCggctctggaggagctcagcCTGGGGGTTCAGGTGTGTTTGGAGCTGACCCGGCCCGGTTCGGCACGGCTGGGGAAACAAACACTCCTACAGCTGCTTCGGCTGTCCCGGTCCTGTCCGCTGCAGGAAGTACAGAACAGGGCAAGTGAGCTGCTGCGAACTGCACAG GAACAAGGAGTTGAAGTACCTCGAGCTTTAGCATCGGGTCCAAGTGCCTTTATTCCTGCAAAAGTG ATGTTAAAAGACCCTGGGCCAGACCAGGACATCCTTATCGAATCTTTCCTTTCCTTGGGTCGCGTGGACCACATCACCATGGTGATGGCGCTGCACCCTGCCTACCTAAGCTGCTTCCTGAGGACTCAGCATGCTTTGTTGGAAATGGACGGCCCCTTGCCCCGTCACTGGAGACATTACATTGCCATTATG GCTGCAGCCCGTCACCATTGCTTGTACCTGGTGCAGCAGCACAGCGCGGGCTTCCTCGAGGCCGGAGGGGACGAGAGCTGGCTCAGCGGCCTCGAGCACGCTCCACCCAAACTCCGCAGCCTGCAAACACTCAACAAGCTGCTGGCACACAGACCCTGGCtcatcacacagcagcacatcCAG GAGCTGGTGTGTCCTGGAGCAGAGGCTCGCTGGTCATTGGCTGAACTCATAAATGTCGTGGTCCTCATGGCACACGCACACTCACTCTCTTCGTTTGTGTGGGGCTGTGGCTTGAACCCTGAACCCGACCACATTGGGGGTTATACCTACCAGCTTCCATCACCCAGTCACCTTCCTCGGAGCCCTCACAGCCCTCACAGCCCTCATAGCCCTGCTCATGAGGACGGCAGGCAAGAG TTGGTTGAAGGAGCGATGGAGGTGGAGGTGTTGATGCAGAggatggtggagctgcagcagcaggaagagGAGTGCACACAGGAGGAGATGGTTACCCGCTTTGAGAGGGAGAGGAGCGAGAGCATAACAACTG CGGTGGTGCGGGGAGCACCACCTGACCTGGTGCTGCGGCTGGTGGAGGATCCAGAGTTCAGATACGAGGACTTCGCCCCCAGAGGAGAGCAGGCCCCACCCACCATGAGAGCACAG GATTACTCATGGGAGGACCACGGCTTCTCTCTGGTCAACAGACTTCTACCAGACATGGGCCAGCTCCTGGATGAAAAATTCCAG GTTGTGAGCAACCTGACCTATCACAGGATGGCCATGCACGAAGGTGTGGACACTCACACTCTGAGAAAAGCTCTGTGGAACTACATCCACTGTCTGTACGGGATACG CTACGACGATTACGACTACGGCAGCGTGAACGTGCTGTTAGAGCGCTCCCTGAAGCTGTTTGTTAAAACCATGGCCTGTCACCCCGAGCAGACCACCGCACGCATTTACCACGCCTTCTGGAGACACTTCAGACACTCCGAAAAG GTTCATGCAAACCTTATAGTGATGGAAGCACGGCTACAAGCAGCCCTTCTCTACACCTTACGAGCCATCACACACTACATGAGATGA
- the matn1 gene encoding cartilage matrix protein isoform X4 produces the protein MTHTPPLFLLLLSIIGAQAAVDVRTAAAMAAGLCKTRPTDIVFIIDSSRSVRPSEFEQVKVFLAKVIEGLDVGPNATRVGVVNYASRVKNEVSLKTHRTKAGLIKAVTKIEPLSTGTMTGLAIQFALNVAFSDAEGARVKSPDISKVAIIVTDGRPQDNVKDVAQRARDAGIEIFAIGVGRVDMSTLRQMASDPLDDHVDYVESYSVIEKLTKKFQEAFCACSNSATDVVFLIDGSKSVRPENFELVKKWINQIVDKLDVSDSKAHVGLVQYSSQVRQEFPLGRYNNKKDLKDAVKKMAYMERGTMTGQALRYLTDNSFAAGHGARPGVTKVGIVFTDGRSQDYIGDAAKKAKEHGFKMYAVGVGNAVEDELKEIASEPTAEHYFYTADFKAMTQIAKKLQINICQEEDPCECDSLVKFQKKVEDALQALTKKLDSMSKRIALLENKIV, from the exons ATGACGCATACGCCGCCGttgttcctgctgctgctcagcatCATAGGGGCTCAGGCCGCCGTAGATGTCCGCACAGCCGCCGCCATGG CGGCAGGTTTGTGCAAAACTCGTCCCACAGACATTGTGTTCATCATCGATAGCAGTCGGAGTGTCCGTCCTTCAGAGTTTGAGCAGGTCAAAGTCTTCCTTGCTAAGGTCATCGAGGGGCTGGACGTTGGACCCAACGCCACCAGAGTGGGAGTTGTCAACTACGCCAGCCGTGTCAAAAATGAG GTGTCTCTCAAGACACACCGCACCAAAGCCGGGCTGATTAAGGCCGTGACCAAGATTGAGCCACTGTCCACTGGAACAATGACCGGCCTGGCTATCCAGTTTGCCCTGAATGTGGCCTTCAGTGATGCCGAGGGTGCTCGTGTCAAATCTCCTGATATCAGCAAG GTTGCCATTATTGTGACAGATGGGCGTCCCCAGGACAATGTAAAAGATGTGGCTCAGCGTGCACGGGATGCTGGTATTGAGATTTTTGCCATTGGTGTGGGACGTGTGGACATGAGCACCCTGAGGCAGATGGCCAGTGATCCTCTGGATGACCACGTGGACTACGTGGAGAGCTACAGCGTCATTGAGAAACTCACCAAGAAGTTCCAGGAGGCCTTCTGCG CTTGCAGCAACTCAGCGACAGATGTGGTGTTTCTGATCGATGGCTCCAAGAGCGTGCGTCCTGAGAACTTTGAGCTCGTCAAGAAGTGGATCAACCAGATTGTCGACAAACTGGatgtgtctgacagcaaggCTCACGTTGGACTGGTTCAGTACTCCAGCCAAGTCAGACAg GAATTCCCTCTGGGCCGCTACAACAACAAGAAAGACCTAAAAGACGCTGTGAAGAAGATGGCCTACATGGAGAGGGGAACCATGACAGGCCAGGCTCTCCGCTATCTGACAGACAACAGCTTCGCCGCTGGTCATGGCGCCCGGCCTGGGGTCACCAAGGTGGGCATTGTCTTCACAGATGGACGCAGCCAGGACTACATTGGAGATGCTGCCAAGAAGGCCAAGGAGCATG GTTTCAAGATGTACGCTGTTGGAGTTGGCAACGCAGTGGAGGATGAGCTGAAAGAGATTGCCTCTGAGCCAACTGCAGAGCACTACTTCTACACTGCTGACTTCAAGGCTATGACCCAGATTGCCAAGAAGCTGCAGATTAACATCTGTCAAG AGGAGGACCCTTGTGAATGCGACTCCCTCGTAAAGTTCCAAAAGAAAGTAGAAGACGCCCTACAGGCactaacaaaaaaat TAGACAGCATGTCGAAGAGGATCGCCTTGCTGGAGAACAAAATCGTCTGA
- the matn1 gene encoding cartilage matrix protein isoform X2 — protein MTHTPPLFLLLLSIIGAQAAVDVRTAAAMAAGLCKTRPTDIVFIIDSSRSVRPSEFEQVKVFLAKVIEGLDVGPNATRVGVVNYASRVKNEVSLKTHRTKAGLIKAVTKIEPLSTGTMTGLAIQFALNVAFSDAEGARVKSPDISKVAIIVTDGRPQDNVKDVAQRARDAGIEIFAIGVGRVDMSTLRQMASDPLDDHVDYVESYSVIEKLTKKFQEAFCVSDLCATGDHDCEQVCISSPGSYKCACKEGFTLMDNGRSCSACSNSATDVVFLIDGSKSVRPENFELVKKWINQIVDKLDVSDSKAHVGLVQYSSQVRQEFPLGRYNNKKDLKDAVKKMAYMERGTMTGQALRYLTDNSFAAGHGARPGVTKVGIVFTDGRSQDYIGDAAKKAKEHGFKMYAVGVGNAVEDELKEIASEPTAEHYFYTADFKAMTQIAKKLQINICQEEDPCECDSLVKFQKKVEDALQALTKKLDSMSKRIALLENKIV, from the exons ATGACGCATACGCCGCCGttgttcctgctgctgctcagcatCATAGGGGCTCAGGCCGCCGTAGATGTCCGCACAGCCGCCGCCATGG CGGCAGGTTTGTGCAAAACTCGTCCCACAGACATTGTGTTCATCATCGATAGCAGTCGGAGTGTCCGTCCTTCAGAGTTTGAGCAGGTCAAAGTCTTCCTTGCTAAGGTCATCGAGGGGCTGGACGTTGGACCCAACGCCACCAGAGTGGGAGTTGTCAACTACGCCAGCCGTGTCAAAAATGAG GTGTCTCTCAAGACACACCGCACCAAAGCCGGGCTGATTAAGGCCGTGACCAAGATTGAGCCACTGTCCACTGGAACAATGACCGGCCTGGCTATCCAGTTTGCCCTGAATGTGGCCTTCAGTGATGCCGAGGGTGCTCGTGTCAAATCTCCTGATATCAGCAAG GTTGCCATTATTGTGACAGATGGGCGTCCCCAGGACAATGTAAAAGATGTGGCTCAGCGTGCACGGGATGCTGGTATTGAGATTTTTGCCATTGGTGTGGGACGTGTGGACATGAGCACCCTGAGGCAGATGGCCAGTGATCCTCTGGATGACCACGTGGACTACGTGGAGAGCTACAGCGTCATTGAGAAACTCACCAAGAAGTTCCAGGAGGCCTTCTGCG tgtcggACCTGTGTGCCACTGGGGATCATGACTGTGAGCAGGTATGCATCAGCTCCCCCGGATCATACAAGTGTGCCTGCAAAGAAGGCTTTACCCTCATGGACAATGGTCGCAGCTGCAgtg CTTGCAGCAACTCAGCGACAGATGTGGTGTTTCTGATCGATGGCTCCAAGAGCGTGCGTCCTGAGAACTTTGAGCTCGTCAAGAAGTGGATCAACCAGATTGTCGACAAACTGGatgtgtctgacagcaaggCTCACGTTGGACTGGTTCAGTACTCCAGCCAAGTCAGACAg GAATTCCCTCTGGGCCGCTACAACAACAAGAAAGACCTAAAAGACGCTGTGAAGAAGATGGCCTACATGGAGAGGGGAACCATGACAGGCCAGGCTCTCCGCTATCTGACAGACAACAGCTTCGCCGCTGGTCATGGCGCCCGGCCTGGGGTCACCAAGGTGGGCATTGTCTTCACAGATGGACGCAGCCAGGACTACATTGGAGATGCTGCCAAGAAGGCCAAGGAGCATG GTTTCAAGATGTACGCTGTTGGAGTTGGCAACGCAGTGGAGGATGAGCTGAAAGAGATTGCCTCTGAGCCAACTGCAGAGCACTACTTCTACACTGCTGACTTCAAGGCTATGACCCAGATTGCCAAGAAGCTGCAGATTAACATCTGTCAAG AGGAGGACCCTTGTGAATGCGACTCCCTCGTAAAGTTCCAAAAGAAAGTAGAAGACGCCCTACAGGCactaacaaaaaaat TAGACAGCATGTCGAAGAGGATCGCCTTGCTGGAGAACAAAATCGTCTGA
- the matn1 gene encoding cartilage matrix protein isoform X3, producing the protein MTHTPPLFLLLLSIIGAQAAVDVRTAAAMAAGLCKTRPTDIVFIIDSSRSVRPSEFEQVKVFLAKVIEGLDVGPNATRVGVVNYASRVKNEVSLKTHRTKAGLIKAVTKIEPLSTGTMTGLAIQFALNVAFSDAEGARVKSPDISKVAIIVTDGRPQDNVKDVAQRARDAGIEIFAIGVGRVDMSTLRQMASDPLDDHVDYVESYSVIEKLTKKFQEAFCAACSNSATDVVFLIDGSKSVRPENFELVKKWINQIVDKLDVSDSKAHVGLVQYSSQVRQEFPLGRYNNKKDLKDAVKKMAYMERGTMTGQALRYLTDNSFAAGHGARPGVTKVGIVFTDGRSQDYIGDAAKKAKEHGFKMYAVGVGNAVEDELKEIASEPTAEHYFYTADFKAMTQIAKKLQINICQEEDPCECDSLVKFQKKVEDALQALTKKLDSMSKRIALLENKIV; encoded by the exons ATGACGCATACGCCGCCGttgttcctgctgctgctcagcatCATAGGGGCTCAGGCCGCCGTAGATGTCCGCACAGCCGCCGCCATGG CGGCAGGTTTGTGCAAAACTCGTCCCACAGACATTGTGTTCATCATCGATAGCAGTCGGAGTGTCCGTCCTTCAGAGTTTGAGCAGGTCAAAGTCTTCCTTGCTAAGGTCATCGAGGGGCTGGACGTTGGACCCAACGCCACCAGAGTGGGAGTTGTCAACTACGCCAGCCGTGTCAAAAATGAG GTGTCTCTCAAGACACACCGCACCAAAGCCGGGCTGATTAAGGCCGTGACCAAGATTGAGCCACTGTCCACTGGAACAATGACCGGCCTGGCTATCCAGTTTGCCCTGAATGTGGCCTTCAGTGATGCCGAGGGTGCTCGTGTCAAATCTCCTGATATCAGCAAG GTTGCCATTATTGTGACAGATGGGCGTCCCCAGGACAATGTAAAAGATGTGGCTCAGCGTGCACGGGATGCTGGTATTGAGATTTTTGCCATTGGTGTGGGACGTGTGGACATGAGCACCCTGAGGCAGATGGCCAGTGATCCTCTGGATGACCACGTGGACTACGTGGAGAGCTACAGCGTCATTGAGAAACTCACCAAGAAGTTCCAGGAGGCCTTCTGCG CAGCTTGCAGCAACTCAGCGACAGATGTGGTGTTTCTGATCGATGGCTCCAAGAGCGTGCGTCCTGAGAACTTTGAGCTCGTCAAGAAGTGGATCAACCAGATTGTCGACAAACTGGatgtgtctgacagcaaggCTCACGTTGGACTGGTTCAGTACTCCAGCCAAGTCAGACAg GAATTCCCTCTGGGCCGCTACAACAACAAGAAAGACCTAAAAGACGCTGTGAAGAAGATGGCCTACATGGAGAGGGGAACCATGACAGGCCAGGCTCTCCGCTATCTGACAGACAACAGCTTCGCCGCTGGTCATGGCGCCCGGCCTGGGGTCACCAAGGTGGGCATTGTCTTCACAGATGGACGCAGCCAGGACTACATTGGAGATGCTGCCAAGAAGGCCAAGGAGCATG GTTTCAAGATGTACGCTGTTGGAGTTGGCAACGCAGTGGAGGATGAGCTGAAAGAGATTGCCTCTGAGCCAACTGCAGAGCACTACTTCTACACTGCTGACTTCAAGGCTATGACCCAGATTGCCAAGAAGCTGCAGATTAACATCTGTCAAG AGGAGGACCCTTGTGAATGCGACTCCCTCGTAAAGTTCCAAAAGAAAGTAGAAGACGCCCTACAGGCactaacaaaaaaat TAGACAGCATGTCGAAGAGGATCGCCTTGCTGGAGAACAAAATCGTCTGA
- the sesn2 gene encoding sestrin-2 isoform X3 produces the protein MASNGESTPGPGSGSGHSRRHQSESESDADPIAKSLAGLCSRDEEERAAALEELSLGVQVCLELTRPGSARLGKQTLLQLLRLSRSCPLQEVQNRASELLRTAQEQGVEVPRALASGPSAFIPAKVMLKDPGPDQDILIESFLSLGRVDHITMVMALHPAYLSCFLRTQHALLEMDGPLPRHWRHYIAIMAAARHHCLYLVQQHSAGFLEAGGDESWLSGLEHAPPKLRSLQTLNKLLAHRPWLITQQHIQELVCPGAEARWSLAELINVVVLMAHAHSLSSFVWGCGLNPEPDHIGGYTYQLPSPSHLPRSPHSPHSPHSPAHEDGRQELVEGAMEVEVLMQRMVELQQQEEECTQEEMVTRFERERSESITTAVVRGAPPDLVLRLVEDPEFRYEDFAPRGEQAPPTMRAQDYSWEDHGFSLVNRLLPDMGQLLDEKFQTCTL, from the exons ATGGCAAGCAACGGGGAAAGCACACCGGGACCAGGGTCCGGTTCTGGACACTCACGTCGCCACCAGTCCGAGTCAGAGTCCGACGCCGACCCGATTGCTAAAAGCCTAGCAGGGCTGTGCAGCAGGGACGAAGAGGAGCGAGCGGCggctctggaggagctcagcCTGGGGGTTCAGGTGTGTTTGGAGCTGACCCGGCCCGGTTCGGCACGGCTGGGGAAACAAACACTCCTACAGCTGCTTCGGCTGTCCCGGTCCTGTCCGCTGCAGGAAGTACAGAACAGGGCAAGTGAGCTGCTGCGAACTGCACAG GAACAAGGAGTTGAAGTACCTCGAGCTTTAGCATCGGGTCCAAGTGCCTTTATTCCTGCAAAAGTG ATGTTAAAAGACCCTGGGCCAGACCAGGACATCCTTATCGAATCTTTCCTTTCCTTGGGTCGCGTGGACCACATCACCATGGTGATGGCGCTGCACCCTGCCTACCTAAGCTGCTTCCTGAGGACTCAGCATGCTTTGTTGGAAATGGACGGCCCCTTGCCCCGTCACTGGAGACATTACATTGCCATTATG GCTGCAGCCCGTCACCATTGCTTGTACCTGGTGCAGCAGCACAGCGCGGGCTTCCTCGAGGCCGGAGGGGACGAGAGCTGGCTCAGCGGCCTCGAGCACGCTCCACCCAAACTCCGCAGCCTGCAAACACTCAACAAGCTGCTGGCACACAGACCCTGGCtcatcacacagcagcacatcCAG GAGCTGGTGTGTCCTGGAGCAGAGGCTCGCTGGTCATTGGCTGAACTCATAAATGTCGTGGTCCTCATGGCACACGCACACTCACTCTCTTCGTTTGTGTGGGGCTGTGGCTTGAACCCTGAACCCGACCACATTGGGGGTTATACCTACCAGCTTCCATCACCCAGTCACCTTCCTCGGAGCCCTCACAGCCCTCACAGCCCTCATAGCCCTGCTCATGAGGACGGCAGGCAAGAG TTGGTTGAAGGAGCGATGGAGGTGGAGGTGTTGATGCAGAggatggtggagctgcagcagcaggaagagGAGTGCACACAGGAGGAGATGGTTACCCGCTTTGAGAGGGAGAGGAGCGAGAGCATAACAACTG CGGTGGTGCGGGGAGCACCACCTGACCTGGTGCTGCGGCTGGTGGAGGATCCAGAGTTCAGATACGAGGACTTCGCCCCCAGAGGAGAGCAGGCCCCACCCACCATGAGAGCACAG GATTACTCATGGGAGGACCACGGCTTCTCTCTGGTCAACAGACTTCTACCAGACATGGGCCAGCTCCTGGATGAAAAATTCCAG ACGTGCACCCTGTAA
- the matn1 gene encoding cartilage matrix protein isoform X1 has product MTHTPPLFLLLLSIIGAQAAVDVRTAAAMAAGLCKTRPTDIVFIIDSSRSVRPSEFEQVKVFLAKVIEGLDVGPNATRVGVVNYASRVKNEVSLKTHRTKAGLIKAVTKIEPLSTGTMTGLAIQFALNVAFSDAEGARVKSPDISKVAIIVTDGRPQDNVKDVAQRARDAGIEIFAIGVGRVDMSTLRQMASDPLDDHVDYVESYSVIEKLTKKFQEAFCVSDLCATGDHDCEQVCISSPGSYKCACKEGFTLMDNGRSCSAACSNSATDVVFLIDGSKSVRPENFELVKKWINQIVDKLDVSDSKAHVGLVQYSSQVRQEFPLGRYNNKKDLKDAVKKMAYMERGTMTGQALRYLTDNSFAAGHGARPGVTKVGIVFTDGRSQDYIGDAAKKAKEHGFKMYAVGVGNAVEDELKEIASEPTAEHYFYTADFKAMTQIAKKLQINICQEEDPCECDSLVKFQKKVEDALQALTKKLDSMSKRIALLENKIV; this is encoded by the exons ATGACGCATACGCCGCCGttgttcctgctgctgctcagcatCATAGGGGCTCAGGCCGCCGTAGATGTCCGCACAGCCGCCGCCATGG CGGCAGGTTTGTGCAAAACTCGTCCCACAGACATTGTGTTCATCATCGATAGCAGTCGGAGTGTCCGTCCTTCAGAGTTTGAGCAGGTCAAAGTCTTCCTTGCTAAGGTCATCGAGGGGCTGGACGTTGGACCCAACGCCACCAGAGTGGGAGTTGTCAACTACGCCAGCCGTGTCAAAAATGAG GTGTCTCTCAAGACACACCGCACCAAAGCCGGGCTGATTAAGGCCGTGACCAAGATTGAGCCACTGTCCACTGGAACAATGACCGGCCTGGCTATCCAGTTTGCCCTGAATGTGGCCTTCAGTGATGCCGAGGGTGCTCGTGTCAAATCTCCTGATATCAGCAAG GTTGCCATTATTGTGACAGATGGGCGTCCCCAGGACAATGTAAAAGATGTGGCTCAGCGTGCACGGGATGCTGGTATTGAGATTTTTGCCATTGGTGTGGGACGTGTGGACATGAGCACCCTGAGGCAGATGGCCAGTGATCCTCTGGATGACCACGTGGACTACGTGGAGAGCTACAGCGTCATTGAGAAACTCACCAAGAAGTTCCAGGAGGCCTTCTGCG tgtcggACCTGTGTGCCACTGGGGATCATGACTGTGAGCAGGTATGCATCAGCTCCCCCGGATCATACAAGTGTGCCTGCAAAGAAGGCTTTACCCTCATGGACAATGGTCGCAGCTGCAgtg CAGCTTGCAGCAACTCAGCGACAGATGTGGTGTTTCTGATCGATGGCTCCAAGAGCGTGCGTCCTGAGAACTTTGAGCTCGTCAAGAAGTGGATCAACCAGATTGTCGACAAACTGGatgtgtctgacagcaaggCTCACGTTGGACTGGTTCAGTACTCCAGCCAAGTCAGACAg GAATTCCCTCTGGGCCGCTACAACAACAAGAAAGACCTAAAAGACGCTGTGAAGAAGATGGCCTACATGGAGAGGGGAACCATGACAGGCCAGGCTCTCCGCTATCTGACAGACAACAGCTTCGCCGCTGGTCATGGCGCCCGGCCTGGGGTCACCAAGGTGGGCATTGTCTTCACAGATGGACGCAGCCAGGACTACATTGGAGATGCTGCCAAGAAGGCCAAGGAGCATG GTTTCAAGATGTACGCTGTTGGAGTTGGCAACGCAGTGGAGGATGAGCTGAAAGAGATTGCCTCTGAGCCAACTGCAGAGCACTACTTCTACACTGCTGACTTCAAGGCTATGACCCAGATTGCCAAGAAGCTGCAGATTAACATCTGTCAAG AGGAGGACCCTTGTGAATGCGACTCCCTCGTAAAGTTCCAAAAGAAAGTAGAAGACGCCCTACAGGCactaacaaaaaaat TAGACAGCATGTCGAAGAGGATCGCCTTGCTGGAGAACAAAATCGTCTGA
- the sesn2 gene encoding sestrin-2 isoform X2: MMSEQGVEVPRALASGPSAFIPAKVMLKDPGPDQDILIESFLSLGRVDHITMVMALHPAYLSCFLRTQHALLEMDGPLPRHWRHYIAIMAAARHHCLYLVQQHSAGFLEAGGDESWLSGLEHAPPKLRSLQTLNKLLAHRPWLITQQHIQELVCPGAEARWSLAELINVVVLMAHAHSLSSFVWGCGLNPEPDHIGGYTYQLPSPSHLPRSPHSPHSPHSPAHEDGRQELVEGAMEVEVLMQRMVELQQQEEECTQEEMVTRFERERSESITTAVVRGAPPDLVLRLVEDPEFRYEDFAPRGEQAPPTMRAQDYSWEDHGFSLVNRLLPDMGQLLDEKFQVVSNLTYHRMAMHEGVDTHTLRKALWNYIHCLYGIRYDDYDYGSVNVLLERSLKLFVKTMACHPEQTTARIYHAFWRHFRHSEKVHANLIVMEARLQAALLYTLRAITHYMR; encoded by the exons ATGATGTCG GAACAAGGAGTTGAAGTACCTCGAGCTTTAGCATCGGGTCCAAGTGCCTTTATTCCTGCAAAAGTG ATGTTAAAAGACCCTGGGCCAGACCAGGACATCCTTATCGAATCTTTCCTTTCCTTGGGTCGCGTGGACCACATCACCATGGTGATGGCGCTGCACCCTGCCTACCTAAGCTGCTTCCTGAGGACTCAGCATGCTTTGTTGGAAATGGACGGCCCCTTGCCCCGTCACTGGAGACATTACATTGCCATTATG GCTGCAGCCCGTCACCATTGCTTGTACCTGGTGCAGCAGCACAGCGCGGGCTTCCTCGAGGCCGGAGGGGACGAGAGCTGGCTCAGCGGCCTCGAGCACGCTCCACCCAAACTCCGCAGCCTGCAAACACTCAACAAGCTGCTGGCACACAGACCCTGGCtcatcacacagcagcacatcCAG GAGCTGGTGTGTCCTGGAGCAGAGGCTCGCTGGTCATTGGCTGAACTCATAAATGTCGTGGTCCTCATGGCACACGCACACTCACTCTCTTCGTTTGTGTGGGGCTGTGGCTTGAACCCTGAACCCGACCACATTGGGGGTTATACCTACCAGCTTCCATCACCCAGTCACCTTCCTCGGAGCCCTCACAGCCCTCACAGCCCTCATAGCCCTGCTCATGAGGACGGCAGGCAAGAG TTGGTTGAAGGAGCGATGGAGGTGGAGGTGTTGATGCAGAggatggtggagctgcagcagcaggaagagGAGTGCACACAGGAGGAGATGGTTACCCGCTTTGAGAGGGAGAGGAGCGAGAGCATAACAACTG CGGTGGTGCGGGGAGCACCACCTGACCTGGTGCTGCGGCTGGTGGAGGATCCAGAGTTCAGATACGAGGACTTCGCCCCCAGAGGAGAGCAGGCCCCACCCACCATGAGAGCACAG GATTACTCATGGGAGGACCACGGCTTCTCTCTGGTCAACAGACTTCTACCAGACATGGGCCAGCTCCTGGATGAAAAATTCCAG GTTGTGAGCAACCTGACCTATCACAGGATGGCCATGCACGAAGGTGTGGACACTCACACTCTGAGAAAAGCTCTGTGGAACTACATCCACTGTCTGTACGGGATACG CTACGACGATTACGACTACGGCAGCGTGAACGTGCTGTTAGAGCGCTCCCTGAAGCTGTTTGTTAAAACCATGGCCTGTCACCCCGAGCAGACCACCGCACGCATTTACCACGCCTTCTGGAGACACTTCAGACACTCCGAAAAG GTTCATGCAAACCTTATAGTGATGGAAGCACGGCTACAAGCAGCCCTTCTCTACACCTTACGAGCCATCACACACTACATGAGATGA